The window CGCTGGCGGTGACCTTGCAGGACGCGCACCTCGACGCCGCCGACGAGCAGGCGATCTTCGAACCCGGCGTCGGCGAAGTGCCGCTGTGGGACGAAATGACGCTGACCGCGCTGTTCGACGCCGACACCGACGCGCTGCTGCTGCTCGCCGCGCTTGAGGCGTTCGATCCGGAGCTGGACTGGAGCAAGGCCCGCTTCGAGAAGGTCGAAGACCAGGATTGGGAACGCGCGTGGCTGGATACCTTCCAGCCGATGCGCTTCGGCGCGCGCACCTGGATCGTGCCGTGGAACCACGACCTCCCGGCCGAGGCGGACACGCCCGACGCCGCCATCGTCCGCCTCGATCCGGGGCTGGCGTTCGGCTCCGGCACCCATCCCACCACCGCGCTGTGCCTGCGCTGGCTGGACGAGCTGGCGACCGCCGGTGACCTCCGCGGCAAGGCCGTGCTCGACTTCGGCTGCGGCAGCGGCATCCTCGCGCTGGTCGCGCTGAAGCTGGGCGCGGCGCGCGCGGTCGGCGTGGACAACGATCCGCAGGCCATCATCGCCACCCGCGACAACGCGCAGCGCAACGGCGTCGCCATCGACGCGCACCTGCCGCAGGAAGAACCGGCGGCGACGTATCCCGTCGTGGTCGCCAACATCCTCGCCTCGGCGCTGGACGCGCTGGCGGAAACGCTGGCGGCGCGCACCGCGCCCGGTGGACGCATCGCGATGTCCGGCATCCTGGCCGGGCAGGAAGACGAACTGCTGCAACGCTTCGCGCCCTGGTTCGATGCGCTGCGCGCGACGCGCGAAGACGACTGGATGCGCATCGATGGCGTGCGCAACGCGACCGCGGTGGCCGGATGAGCCGCACGCCCAGCTTCGCCGCCTCCGCCGCCCGCGCGCCGTCGCGCCGTCGCGGCGAAGGTTTCGCCGCCGCCGCGCTCGCGCTGGCGCTGCTGGCGCAGCTGGGCTGGCTGCAACACGACCGGCTGGCCGCCAGCCCGCAGCTGCGGCCGCTGCTTGCTTCCGTTTGCGGCACGCTCGGCTGCGTCCTGCCGCCCTGGCGCGAACCGTCCGCGTTCGCCCTGCTCTCGCGCGACGTGATCGCGCCGCCGGATCGGCCCGGGGTGCTGCGCGTGCAGGCCAGCTTCCGCAACGACGCGCGCTGGCCGCAGCCGTGGCCGACGCTCTCGCTGCGCCTGAGCGACGTCGACGGCCGCACGCTCGGCGCGCGCCGCTTCCTGCCTGCGGACTACCTGCCCGCCGGCGGTGCGCGCACCGACCTGATCGCGCCCGGCCAGGCCAGCCAGATCGCCTTCGACATCGCCGAACCCGCGCCCGGCGTGGTCGGCTTCGACTTCCGCTTCGAGTGAAGGCCGGCGCGAAGCGCGACCCCGATCAACAAAGCGGCGATGAATGCGCGTCGACACTGACGCCGCCGCGGGCATCGCGCTAGACTCCTCCGCCCGTGTCGCGCGCGCCGTGCCGATGCGGGCAGCTTCGAGGGGCCTCCGTTGAATTCTTCCAACCACCGCCAGGACGCCGCCACCCGCGCGCCGCTGCGCGAGCATGTCGCCGATTCGGTGCGCCGCTATCTGCGCGACCTGGACGGCTGCGACACCGACGACCTGTACAGCATCGCCCTGCGCGAACTGGAAATCCCGCTGTTCGCCGAAGTGCTGAAACACTGCGACGGCAACCAGAGCCGCGCCGCCGCGATGCTCGGCATCCACCGCGCCACCCTGCGCAAGAAGCTGCGCGACTATTCGATGGCCTGAGCCGCGCGACGCGGACGAATGGGCCGGAGGTGGCACGGCCCGTATAATCGGCGCTTCCCCACCGCACCGCCCCCGCATGTCCGCCGACTTCCTTTCCGGCGCGCCGGTGACCGTCCGCCGCGCCCTGCTCTCCGTTTCCGACAAGACCGGCCTGATCGACCTCGCGAAGGCCCTGGCCGCGCACGGCGTCGAACTGCTCTCCACCGGCGGCACCGCGAAAGCGCTGCGCGACGCCGGCCTGGCGGTGAAGGACGTGTCCGACGTCACCGGTTTTCCCGAGATGATGGACGGCCGCGTGAAGACCCTGCATCCGAAGGTGCACGGCGGCCTGCTCGGCCGCGCCGGCATCGACGACGCGGTGATGGCCGAACACGGCATCGGCGCGATCGACCTGCTGGTGCTGAACCTGTATCCGTTCGCGCGGGTGGCGGCGAACCCGGACAGCAGCTTCGAGGACGTGATCGAGAACATCGACATCGGCGGCCCGGCGATGCTGCGCAGCGCGGCCAAGAACTTCGCCCGCGTCGCCGTCGCCACCGCGCCGGCGCAGTATGCCGGCATCGTCGAAGAATTGAACGCCCACGATGGCGCGCTGTCGGCGAAGACCCGCTGGCAGCTCGCGGTCGCCGCGTTCAACGACGTCGCCCATTACGACGCCAGCATCAGCAGCCACCTGTCCTCGCTCGGCGACGACGGCGCGCAGGCGCTGTTCCCGGCGCAGGCCAACGGCAATTTCGTGAAGGTGATGGATCTGCGCTACGGCGAAAACCCGCATCAGCAGGCCGCGTTCTACCGCGACCTGTGGCCCGCGCCGGGTTCGCTGGCGACGTTCACCCAGTTGCAGGGCAAGGAGCTGAGTTACAACAACATCGCCGACAGCGACGCGGCCTGGGAATGCGTGCGCCAGTTCGATGCGCCGGCCTGCGTGATCGTCAAGCACGCCAATCCCTGCGGCGTGGCGGTCGGCGCGGGCTGCGCCGACGCCTACGAGGCGGCCTACGCCACCGACACGACCTCCGCCTTCGGCGGCATCATCGCCTTCAACACCAGGCTGGATGGCGCGACCTGCAAGACCATCCTGGACCGCCAGTTCGTCGAAGTGCTGATCGCGCCGGACTACGACGAGGAGGCGCTGGCCTACGCGAAGAAGAAGGTCAACGTGCGCGTGCTGCGCATTCCGCTGGCGCCGCCATCGAAGTTCTTCATCGACACCAAACGCGTCAATTCCGGCCTGCTGATGCAGACCGCCGACGATCGCGTGGTGACGCGCGACGAGCTGAAGGTGGTGACCAAGCTGGCTCCGACCGACGCGCAGTTCAATGATCTGCTGTTCGCCTGGAAGGTCGCCAAGTTCGTGAAGTCCAACGCCATCGTCTATGCGAAGGACAACCGCACGATTGGTGTTGGCGCCGGCCAGATGAGCCGCGTGTACTCGGCGCGCATCGCCGGCATCAAGGCGCAGGACGCCGGATTGCAAGTGGAAGGTTCGGTGATGGCGTCCGACGCCTTCTTCCCGTTCCGCGACGGCATCGACGCGGCGGCGGAAGCCGGCATCAAGGCGGTGATCCAGCCCGGCGGCTCGATGCGCGACGCGGAAGTGATCGCGGCGGCGGACGAGCACGGCATCGCGATGGTGTTCACCGGCGTCCGCCACTTCCGCCACTGAAGCCGCCGCGCCATGTGGATTCGTGCCGAAACCGTTGCCGACCATGACGCGATCCATCGCTTGACCGCGGCGGCGTTCGCCAGCGCGAAGCACGCTTCGGGCACGGAGGCGCGCATTGTCGATGCACTGCGCGACGCAGGCGCATTGAGCCTGTCGCTGGTGGCCGACATCGACGGGCGCGTCGCCGGCCACGTCGCGCTGTCGCCGGTGACATTGGACGACGGTTCCACCGGCTGGTACGGGCTGGGCCCGGTCGCCGTCGATCCACGCGACCAGGGACGCGGCGTGGGCAGCGCGCTGATCCGTGCAGCGCTGGCGGAACTTTCCGCGCTGCGCGCAGCCGGCTGCGTGGTGCTTGGCGACCCCGCGTACTACACGCGCTTCGGCTTCCGCCGGCACACCTCGCTGCGCTACCCCGGCGCGCCGGCCGAATACTTCATGGCACTGTCGGCGGACGCGGCGTTTCCGTCCGCCGATGTCGCCTACCACCCTGCCTTCTCGGTCGCCTGACCGGATGTCTTCGCACTGGAGCCACGCATGAAACTCCTCGTCATCGGTTCCGGCGGCCGCGAGCACGCACTGGCGTGGAAGCTGGCGCAATCGCCGCGCGTCTCCGAAGTCATCGTCGCCCCCGGCAATGCCGGCACCGCGCGTGAAGCGAAGTGCCGCAACGCCGCCGTGAAAGTGACCGACATCGACGGCCTGCTGAAGCTGGCGCAGGACGAAGGCGTCGCGCTGACCGTGGTCGGCCCGGAAGTGCCGCTGGTCGCGGGCGTGGTGGATCGCTTCCGCGCCGCCGGTCTGCGCATCTTCGGCCCTACCGCCGCCGCCGCGCAGTTGGAAGGCAGCAAGGCGTTCGCCAAGGACTTCCTCGCCCGCCACGGCATCCCCACCGCGTTCTATGCCGTGCATAGCGATGTGGATGCGGCGCTCGCCTACGTGCGCGAGAAGGGCGCGCCCATCGTCATCAAGGCCGACGGCCTCGCCGCCGGCAAGGGCGTGATTGTGGCGATGACACTGGCCGAGGCCGAAACGGCGGTACGCGACATGCTCGCCGGCAACGCCTTCGGCGACGCCGGCGCGCGCGTCGTCATCGAGGAATTTTTGGACGGCGAGGAAGCCAGCTTCATCTCGATGGTGG is drawn from Thermomonas brevis and contains these coding sequences:
- the prmA gene encoding 50S ribosomal protein L11 methyltransferase, whose amino-acid sequence is MPYLQLSAPCTEALQPRLERALEDVGALAVTLQDAHLDAADEQAIFEPGVGEVPLWDEMTLTALFDADTDALLLLAALEAFDPELDWSKARFEKVEDQDWERAWLDTFQPMRFGARTWIVPWNHDLPAEADTPDAAIVRLDPGLAFGSGTHPTTALCLRWLDELATAGDLRGKAVLDFGCGSGILALVALKLGAARAVGVDNDPQAIIATRDNAQRNGVAIDAHLPQEEPAATYPVVVANILASALDALAETLAARTAPGGRIAMSGILAGQEDELLQRFAPWFDALRATREDDWMRIDGVRNATAVAG
- a CDS encoding DUF3426 domain-containing protein, with the translated sequence MSRTPSFAASAARAPSRRRGEGFAAAALALALLAQLGWLQHDRLAASPQLRPLLASVCGTLGCVLPPWREPSAFALLSRDVIAPPDRPGVLRVQASFRNDARWPQPWPTLSLRLSDVDGRTLGARRFLPADYLPAGGARTDLIAPGQASQIAFDIAEPAPGVVGFDFRFE
- the fis gene encoding DNA-binding transcriptional regulator Fis; this encodes MNSSNHRQDAATRAPLREHVADSVRRYLRDLDGCDTDDLYSIALRELEIPLFAEVLKHCDGNQSRAAAMLGIHRATLRKKLRDYSMA
- the purH gene encoding bifunctional phosphoribosylaminoimidazolecarboxamide formyltransferase/IMP cyclohydrolase; the protein is MSADFLSGAPVTVRRALLSVSDKTGLIDLAKALAAHGVELLSTGGTAKALRDAGLAVKDVSDVTGFPEMMDGRVKTLHPKVHGGLLGRAGIDDAVMAEHGIGAIDLLVLNLYPFARVAANPDSSFEDVIENIDIGGPAMLRSAAKNFARVAVATAPAQYAGIVEELNAHDGALSAKTRWQLAVAAFNDVAHYDASISSHLSSLGDDGAQALFPAQANGNFVKVMDLRYGENPHQQAAFYRDLWPAPGSLATFTQLQGKELSYNNIADSDAAWECVRQFDAPACVIVKHANPCGVAVGAGCADAYEAAYATDTTSAFGGIIAFNTRLDGATCKTILDRQFVEVLIAPDYDEEALAYAKKKVNVRVLRIPLAPPSKFFIDTKRVNSGLLMQTADDRVVTRDELKVVTKLAPTDAQFNDLLFAWKVAKFVKSNAIVYAKDNRTIGVGAGQMSRVYSARIAGIKAQDAGLQVEGSVMASDAFFPFRDGIDAAAEAGIKAVIQPGGSMRDAEVIAAADEHGIAMVFTGVRHFRH
- a CDS encoding GNAT family N-acetyltransferase, which translates into the protein MWIRAETVADHDAIHRLTAAAFASAKHASGTEARIVDALRDAGALSLSLVADIDGRVAGHVALSPVTLDDGSTGWYGLGPVAVDPRDQGRGVGSALIRAALAELSALRAAGCVVLGDPAYYTRFGFRRHTSLRYPGAPAEYFMALSADAAFPSADVAYHPAFSVA